A single region of the Longimicrobium sp. genome encodes:
- the ald gene encoding alanine dehydrogenase: MIIGVPKEIKTNENRIALVPAGAEALVQAGHTVLVERGGGLGSGFEDEQFVAAGAEMLDVEEVWARAEMIMKVKEPIPVEYPRIRENQLLFTYFHFAADETLTRAIIDTKCVALAYETVELPSGELPLLTPMSEVAGRMAIQAGAKYLEKFYGGRGMLLGGVPGVAPANVLVIGGGVVGINAAKMAAGFGARVTILDLSLERLRYLSDVMPANVEMIYSNRHNLLERLEHADVVVGAVLLPGAKAPKLVKREDLRLMKKGAVIVDVAVDQGGCVETIRPTTHENPIYEIDGVIHYGVANMPGGVPRTSTLALTNATFPYAARLAKLGWEEACRSDRALLLGLNIVHGKVVYPGVAEAFDLPLTPVDEVLRTS; the protein is encoded by the coding sequence ATGATCATCGGGGTCCCCAAGGAAATCAAGACGAACGAGAACCGCATCGCCCTCGTCCCGGCGGGCGCCGAGGCGCTGGTGCAGGCCGGCCACACCGTGCTGGTGGAGCGCGGCGGCGGGCTGGGCAGCGGCTTCGAGGACGAGCAGTTCGTGGCCGCCGGCGCCGAGATGCTGGACGTGGAGGAGGTCTGGGCGCGGGCGGAGATGATCATGAAGGTGAAGGAGCCGATCCCGGTCGAGTACCCGCGGATCCGCGAGAACCAGCTCCTCTTCACCTACTTCCACTTCGCCGCCGACGAGACGCTCACCCGGGCGATCATCGACACCAAGTGCGTGGCGCTGGCCTACGAGACGGTGGAGCTGCCCAGCGGCGAGCTGCCGCTGCTGACGCCGATGAGCGAGGTGGCCGGGCGCATGGCCATCCAGGCGGGCGCCAAGTACCTGGAGAAGTTCTACGGCGGCCGGGGGATGCTGCTGGGCGGCGTTCCCGGTGTGGCGCCCGCCAACGTGCTGGTCATCGGCGGCGGCGTGGTGGGGATCAACGCGGCCAAGATGGCGGCGGGCTTCGGCGCGCGCGTCACCATCCTCGACCTGTCGCTCGAGCGGCTGCGCTACCTGAGCGACGTGATGCCGGCCAACGTGGAGATGATCTACAGCAACCGGCACAACCTGCTGGAGCGGCTGGAGCACGCCGACGTGGTGGTCGGCGCGGTCCTCCTCCCCGGGGCCAAGGCGCCCAAGCTGGTGAAGCGCGAGGACCTGAGGCTGATGAAGAAGGGCGCGGTGATCGTGGACGTGGCCGTGGACCAGGGCGGCTGCGTGGAGACGATCCGCCCCACCACGCACGAGAACCCCATCTACGAGATCGACGGGGTGATCCACTACGGCGTGGCCAACATGCCGGGCGGCGTGCCGCGCACCTCCACGCTGGCGCTGACCAACGCCACCTTCCCCTACGCCGCGCGGCTCGCCAAGCTGGGGTGGGAAGAGGCCTGCCGCAGCGACCGCGCGCTGCTGCTGGGGCTGAACATCGTGCACGGCAAGGTGGTGTATCCCGGCGTGGCCGAGGCCTTCGACCTGCCGCTGACGCCCGTGGACGAGGTGCTGCGGACGAGCTGA
- a CDS encoding caspase family protein, giving the protein MAARGISLHVGVNVPDRELFHTMQTLKGCRHDARALCRVAASQGFETRLLLGKDATLPAVTAAIAAAAEEVGSDGIFLLTYSGHGSRLWDEDGDEGDGYDETWCLARGELVDDELYRLWGLFPPGARVVVVSDSCHSGTVIRRRKSGPKRRRRAPSGTASRGGKGAAHPVRRMGAGPRRPTARAAGGVAASVVLLAAAMDTQTARDGAAHGAYTGALLAVWNGGAFRGSYLDFQGAIHQRLRAKRMTQQPYFDRTGAPNPAFEAQRPFTIEPPTIEPPPPGTASAG; this is encoded by the coding sequence ATGGCCGCACGAGGGATCTCCCTGCACGTCGGGGTGAACGTACCCGATCGCGAGCTCTTCCACACCATGCAGACGCTGAAGGGGTGTCGGCACGACGCCCGCGCCCTGTGCCGCGTGGCTGCGTCGCAGGGGTTCGAGACGCGGCTGCTGCTGGGGAAGGACGCCACCCTGCCGGCGGTGACCGCGGCGATCGCGGCGGCCGCGGAGGAGGTGGGGAGCGATGGGATCTTCCTGCTGACCTACTCCGGCCACGGCAGCCGGCTGTGGGACGAGGACGGCGACGAGGGCGACGGCTACGACGAGACCTGGTGCCTGGCGCGGGGCGAGCTGGTGGACGACGAGCTGTACCGGCTCTGGGGGCTCTTCCCGCCCGGCGCCCGCGTCGTGGTGGTCTCCGACAGCTGCCACAGCGGCACCGTCATCCGCAGGCGCAAATCGGGTCCGAAGCGGCGCCGGCGCGCGCCGTCCGGGACGGCGTCCCGCGGGGGAAAGGGTGCCGCGCATCCCGTGCGGCGGATGGGCGCGGGTCCGCGGCGGCCCACGGCCCGCGCGGCGGGCGGTGTGGCCGCGAGCGTCGTCCTCCTGGCGGCGGCGATGGACACGCAGACGGCGCGCGACGGGGCCGCGCACGGGGCGTACACCGGCGCGCTGCTGGCCGTGTGGAACGGCGGAGCGTTCCGGGGCTCGTACCTGGACTTCCAGGGAGCGATCCACCAGCGGCTGCGCGCGAAGCGGATGACGCAGCAGCCGTACTTCGACCGTACCGGCGCGCCCAACCCCGCCTTCGAGGCGCAGCGTCCCTTCACCATCGAGCCGCCCACCATCGAGCCGCCGCCGCCCGGGACTGCGTCCGCCGGCTGA
- the mreC gene encoding rod shape-determining protein MreC, with translation MSTFRPYLRGTGDRARKRDLAAAAAFAGLSALLLAIPAAYRDAVGHAVRSSVLYPVMAMQHGASDREGRYADAARLRAERDSLASFLVGQSNLAEENRELRSLLGFRPRLTYSFVAAETDPVTGPGSAGTLRLSVGSRDGVKQDAPLVTASGLVGKVWKLGATSSVAIDWTHDKFAVAVMTVDGETYGIATPGNDPRGERVLALTPVAFHTVPDTGSLVVTSGDGALFPRGIPVGKVIGAGKQPGGWQRTYFIRPLVNPAQMSHVLVLGEPAQAQSEQNLAAAWGVRLTTTQVADTTARAVAPDAATPMAPLTPRPQPAAPARPRPRPRPRRVDPTPELPGRPVYPGEPRVPPGFRPPPSNPSPRR, from the coding sequence ATGAGCACCTTCCGACCCTACCTGCGCGGCACCGGCGACCGGGCCCGCAAGCGCGACCTGGCGGCGGCCGCGGCCTTCGCCGGCCTGTCGGCGCTCCTGCTGGCCATCCCCGCGGCGTACCGCGACGCGGTGGGCCACGCGGTGCGCAGCAGCGTGCTCTATCCCGTGATGGCCATGCAGCACGGCGCCAGCGACCGCGAGGGGCGCTACGCCGACGCCGCGCGGCTGCGCGCCGAGCGCGACTCGCTGGCCTCCTTCCTGGTGGGCCAGAGCAACCTGGCCGAGGAGAACCGCGAGCTGCGCTCGCTGCTGGGCTTCCGCCCGCGGCTGACCTACTCGTTCGTGGCGGCCGAGACGGACCCGGTGACCGGCCCCGGCTCGGCGGGAACGCTCCGCCTCTCCGTGGGCAGCCGCGACGGGGTGAAGCAGGACGCGCCGCTGGTGACCGCCAGCGGGCTGGTGGGGAAGGTGTGGAAGCTGGGGGCCACCTCGTCGGTGGCGATCGACTGGACGCACGACAAGTTCGCCGTGGCGGTGATGACGGTGGACGGCGAGACCTACGGGATCGCCACGCCGGGGAACGACCCGCGCGGCGAGCGGGTGCTGGCGCTGACGCCGGTCGCCTTCCACACCGTCCCCGACACGGGCTCGCTGGTGGTGACCAGCGGCGACGGCGCGCTCTTCCCGCGCGGCATCCCCGTGGGGAAGGTGATCGGGGCGGGGAAGCAGCCGGGCGGGTGGCAGCGCACCTACTTCATCCGCCCGCTGGTGAACCCCGCGCAGATGTCGCACGTGCTGGTGCTGGGCGAGCCCGCGCAGGCGCAGAGCGAGCAGAACCTGGCGGCGGCGTGGGGGGTGCGGCTGACCACCACGCAGGTGGCCGACACCACCGCGCGCGCGGTGGCGCCCGACGCGGCCACGCCCATGGCGCCGCTCACGCCGCGCCCGCAGCCCGCGGCGCCGGCCCGGCCGCGCCCCCGGCCGCGTCCCCGCCGGGTGGACCCCACGCCGGAGCTTCCGGGCCGCCCGGTGTATCCCGGCGAGCCCAGGGTCCCGCCCGGGTTCCGGCCGCCGCCGAGCAATCCAAGCCCCCGACGGTGA
- a CDS encoding CHAT domain-containing protein — protein MLIATVLVISMAASVAVFARWRKPATLTEELAEIEMLRIYATQFSVPTKFRPCRIALTPGRIPSADCLNRVRVQVPKELEGRISTQADSGNRDAIHADALVDFELDDVKHSGLSRIIERLQLLVRGRYRTEDSLADLSAAYLVRAGREQQVLDLFRALEAAERAIAINQTHQAALYNRALALQGLTLDSEASKAWRAYLTVDSTSGWATEARQYEALLRGKLVPIPPANADDSTLAAFAVASPQQARELGWDVLLGQWGAEVMHDDTAAARAALHRSAVLARELENRRGDASLAEEVRIIEAHGGDKDATNRLASAHRFFSSARIEYVRINYAAADTLFDRAFQAGADSPVLRAWVRGFYGATHRGEDPVGSLRMVRAAVVGVDTARYPALGGRFYWTLAVLLVKENDQRSAAAYGTAVRLFERAGEPGNTADVLSGQAEAEAAVGNETEEYYATWYRAASLLRRHRNPQSLHRQFAAMSRRLVTNGFPWASSRVDNELSSIAEHSSVNLLVVEARDIRAEGLARSGEMDAALAEVAAAEPLVGTISDTIARKHFTAMLRATRGIAEVGRNPLMAEARLSSIIPSMRRAGVPPRFVTALLARADARAMLGRTDSARADLLEALQLIRTGRIYKTFGLSRGAGPDARASLDRVVARLVGEGRDTAALALLELGTTALAQVEPAPLPAAIPGGRVVVRYAFAGDTILAWTMSGRDVRVTRTPVSQAHFRERLDTLLTLLEQREDSLADAELRRMHNWLIRPLESRLGARNSSLVIVPDETMENVPFAALRNPRGEYLLGRFVIRVARSVAGAVVEPGADRASPVVGVVQDPAIDRQLYPDLRQLRGASDEVAALNGWRPSVLAGTRASGDSVRGLLSRVSLFHFAGHAIADPLMPDSSFLVLAAGPGPDDLGRLTAADIASMELPGLDLVVLSACSTLGGSEAGSGGFAGLSGAFLGAGAKGVIGSLWSVYDTRTRKLVEGFYAAYRTNRDPAAALRQAQRDMLSSPDERWKRPSAWAAFEYVGR, from the coding sequence GTGCTGATCGCCACCGTGCTGGTGATCTCGATGGCGGCCTCGGTGGCTGTCTTCGCGAGGTGGCGCAAGCCCGCGACGCTGACGGAGGAACTCGCGGAGATCGAGATGCTGCGGATTTACGCCACGCAGTTTTCCGTTCCGACGAAGTTCCGTCCGTGCCGCATCGCGCTCACACCTGGACGCATTCCCTCGGCGGACTGCCTGAATAGGGTCAGGGTGCAGGTGCCGAAAGAGTTGGAAGGGCGAATTTCCACGCAGGCGGACTCGGGTAACCGCGACGCAATCCACGCCGACGCGCTCGTGGATTTCGAGCTGGATGATGTGAAGCACAGCGGATTGTCCCGGATTATCGAGCGTCTGCAACTGCTCGTGCGCGGACGTTATCGGACTGAGGACTCCCTCGCGGATCTGTCCGCCGCTTACCTCGTCCGCGCGGGACGAGAGCAGCAAGTGCTGGACTTGTTTCGGGCGCTAGAGGCCGCCGAGAGGGCGATCGCGATCAATCAGACCCACCAGGCGGCTCTTTATAACCGCGCTCTGGCGCTGCAGGGTCTGACCCTCGACAGCGAGGCATCGAAGGCTTGGAGAGCTTACCTGACGGTGGATTCCACCAGCGGTTGGGCCACAGAGGCGAGACAGTACGAGGCGTTACTTCGAGGGAAGCTGGTTCCGATCCCGCCCGCGAATGCCGACGACTCGACGTTGGCCGCTTTTGCAGTGGCGTCGCCCCAGCAGGCGCGGGAACTCGGATGGGATGTTCTGCTCGGCCAGTGGGGTGCTGAAGTGATGCACGACGACACTGCGGCGGCGCGGGCGGCACTGCATCGGTCCGCGGTGCTCGCTCGGGAGTTGGAGAATCGGAGGGGCGACGCCTCGCTGGCAGAGGAGGTGCGCATCATCGAAGCGCATGGTGGAGATAAGGATGCCACGAATCGACTCGCGTCGGCACACCGTTTCTTTTCAAGTGCGCGCATCGAGTATGTGCGCATCAACTACGCTGCGGCGGATACACTTTTCGACCGCGCATTTCAGGCTGGTGCTGATTCGCCGGTGCTGAGGGCGTGGGTGCGCGGATTCTATGGCGCGACGCACCGGGGCGAAGATCCCGTTGGATCCTTGAGAATGGTCCGTGCCGCAGTTGTGGGAGTGGATACGGCGCGGTATCCAGCACTCGGAGGGCGATTCTACTGGACTCTCGCAGTACTGTTGGTGAAGGAGAATGACCAGCGATCCGCAGCGGCGTATGGTACGGCGGTGAGACTGTTCGAGCGCGCGGGCGAGCCGGGGAACACTGCCGACGTCCTCAGCGGTCAAGCCGAAGCCGAAGCCGCGGTGGGGAATGAAACCGAGGAATACTACGCGACGTGGTACAGGGCCGCGTCGCTGCTGCGCCGGCACCGAAATCCTCAGTCTCTCCACCGGCAGTTCGCCGCGATGTCGCGCCGGCTCGTGACGAATGGTTTCCCGTGGGCATCATCGCGCGTCGACAACGAGCTTTCGTCCATCGCGGAGCACAGCAGTGTGAATCTGCTGGTGGTGGAGGCTCGCGACATTCGTGCAGAAGGGCTCGCTCGCAGCGGCGAAATGGATGCGGCGCTGGCAGAGGTCGCTGCTGCCGAGCCTCTGGTCGGCACAATCTCCGATACAATCGCCCGGAAACACTTCACCGCGATGCTGCGTGCAACCCGGGGGATCGCCGAGGTTGGCCGCAATCCGCTCATGGCGGAAGCCCGCCTGAGCAGCATCATCCCCTCTATGCGTAGGGCCGGTGTGCCCCCCCGCTTCGTTACAGCGCTTCTGGCGCGCGCAGACGCGCGTGCCATGCTTGGCCGAACAGATTCCGCTCGGGCGGACCTGCTCGAGGCACTGCAACTGATCCGCACCGGCCGGATTTACAAGACATTTGGATTGAGCCGCGGTGCCGGTCCCGACGCGCGGGCTTCGTTGGATCGCGTGGTCGCTCGACTCGTCGGCGAAGGACGGGACACAGCCGCGCTGGCTTTACTGGAACTCGGCACGACCGCGCTGGCGCAGGTCGAGCCTGCGCCGCTGCCAGCGGCGATCCCGGGCGGCAGGGTCGTCGTGCGATACGCGTTCGCGGGTGACACGATCCTGGCTTGGACGATGTCGGGCCGGGACGTGCGCGTCACGCGGACGCCGGTATCACAGGCGCACTTCCGCGAGCGTCTCGACACCCTCCTCACCCTGCTGGAGCAACGCGAGGACAGCTTGGCGGATGCCGAGCTCCGCAGGATGCACAACTGGCTGATTCGTCCTCTGGAATCGCGGCTCGGCGCACGCAATTCCTCGCTGGTGATCGTTCCCGACGAGACGATGGAAAACGTGCCGTTCGCGGCGCTGAGGAATCCTCGCGGGGAGTATCTGCTGGGGCGGTTTGTCATTCGGGTCGCGAGGAGCGTCGCGGGGGCGGTCGTCGAGCCGGGGGCTGACCGGGCCTCGCCGGTCGTCGGCGTGGTGCAGGATCCCGCGATCGACCGGCAACTGTATCCCGACCTGCGCCAGCTGCGGGGCGCGAGCGACGAGGTCGCGGCGCTGAATGGATGGAGGCCCAGCGTTCTTGCCGGCACTCGCGCGAGCGGCGACAGCGTGCGCGGGCTGCTCAGCCGCGTCTCGCTTTTCCACTTCGCCGGGCACGCCATTGCGGACCCGCTGATGCCGGACAGCTCGTTCCTCGTGCTCGCCGCGGGGCCGGGGCCGGACGACCTCGGGCGCCTCACCGCAGCGGATATCGCGTCGATGGAGCTGCCGGGGCTGGACCTGGTGGTGCTCTCGGCCTGCTCCACGCTGGGCGGCAGCGAGGCGGGGAGCGGCGGGTTCGCGGGCCTCAGTGGAGCCTTCCTCGGCGCCGGGGCCAAGGGGGTGATCGGAAGCCTGTGGAGCGTGTACGACACACGGACGCGCAAGCTCGTGGAGGGCTTCTACGCCGCCTACCGGACGAACCGCGATCCCGCTGCGGCGCTGCGGCAGGCGCAGCGGGATATGTTGAGCTCGCCCGACGAGCGCTGGAAGCGTCCCTCGGCGTGGGCGGCCTTCGAGTACGTCGGCCGGTGA
- a CDS encoding AcvB/VirJ family lysyl-phosphatidylglycerol hydrolase produces the protein MIGARWMRAVICAGAAMAAPAAARAQAMPPPVGDLPLVEVPAQGRPAGDLIAVMLSADGGWATLDRGVAAGLARDGVPVVGWSSLDYYRRPRTPAEASADLARVLRHYLDAWRGRRALLVGYSFGADVLPLLVNRLPADLRARVAGVALIGFSPRAVFEFHASEWVGVVRGQQYPTLPEVRRLRDLPVFCIYGTGDRAEACAGLGMANATIVAIPSGHRMSGVAATVGQVVDREARELMHPGAVSDGGRARGS, from the coding sequence ATGATCGGCGCGCGATGGATGCGCGCGGTGATCTGCGCGGGGGCGGCGATGGCCGCTCCCGCCGCGGCGCGCGCGCAGGCGATGCCCCCGCCGGTCGGCGACCTGCCGCTGGTGGAGGTGCCCGCGCAGGGCCGCCCGGCGGGCGACCTGATCGCGGTGATGCTCTCCGCCGACGGCGGGTGGGCGACGCTGGACCGCGGCGTGGCCGCCGGGCTCGCGCGCGACGGGGTGCCGGTGGTGGGGTGGAGCAGCCTGGACTACTACCGCCGCCCGCGTACCCCCGCCGAGGCGTCGGCCGACCTGGCGCGCGTGCTCCGCCACTACCTGGACGCGTGGCGCGGCCGGCGGGCGCTGCTCGTGGGCTACTCGTTCGGCGCGGACGTGCTGCCGCTGCTGGTGAATCGGCTCCCGGCGGACCTGCGGGCGCGCGTGGCGGGGGTGGCGCTGATCGGGTTCAGCCCCCGGGCGGTGTTCGAGTTCCACGCGTCGGAGTGGGTGGGCGTGGTGCGCGGGCAGCAGTATCCCACGCTGCCCGAGGTGCGGCGCCTGCGCGATCTGCCGGTGTTCTGCATCTACGGCACGGGTGACCGCGCGGAGGCCTGCGCGGGGCTGGGGATGGCGAACGCCACCATCGTCGCCATCCCCTCGGGCCACCGCATGAGCGGCGTGGCGGCCACGGTGGGGCAGGTGGTGGACCGCGAGGCGCGCGAGCTCATGCACCCGGGAGCCGTTTCGGACGGTGGGCGAGCTCGGGGAAGCTGA
- a CDS encoding sigma-70 family RNA polymerase sigma factor has product MPTTMPERQDLAALLERHLGWIERVAAALCRKHGLDPDEVDDFTSWVKTRLVEDDYAILRKFRGESQLTTFLTVVLNRMYRDYRVAQLGRWRPSAAARRRGPAAVQLERLVYRDGMSAAQAAAALRSAGIQLSDGDAIRIVAELGTGVRGRPKQVGDAPLDITPAAEQADDSVLDSEAQAGRAALREVLGRAMEGLPAEDRRIVEMRFFGGATVADIARALRTEQKPLYRRLERILKHLRGRLEAEGFPADRVREIIDEDS; this is encoded by the coding sequence ATGCCCACGACGATGCCCGAACGGCAGGACCTCGCCGCCCTCCTGGAGCGTCACCTCGGCTGGATCGAGCGGGTCGCGGCGGCCCTCTGCCGCAAGCACGGCCTGGACCCCGACGAGGTCGACGACTTCACCTCGTGGGTCAAAACCCGGCTGGTGGAGGACGATTACGCCATCCTGCGGAAGTTCCGGGGCGAGAGCCAGCTGACCACGTTCCTCACGGTCGTGCTCAACCGGATGTACCGCGACTACCGCGTGGCGCAGCTGGGCCGCTGGCGCCCATCCGCCGCGGCCCGGCGGCGCGGCCCGGCGGCGGTGCAGCTCGAACGGCTGGTGTACCGCGACGGGATGAGCGCGGCCCAAGCGGCCGCGGCGCTGCGAAGCGCGGGCATCCAGCTCTCCGACGGCGACGCCATCCGGATCGTGGCCGAGCTTGGTACCGGCGTTCGAGGGCGCCCGAAGCAGGTCGGCGACGCCCCGCTGGACATCACCCCGGCGGCCGAGCAGGCGGACGACTCGGTGTTGGACAGCGAGGCGCAGGCTGGGCGCGCTGCACTCCGCGAGGTGCTCGGGAGAGCGATGGAGGGGCTCCCCGCCGAGGACCGGCGCATCGTGGAGATGCGTTTCTTCGGCGGCGCCACCGTGGCCGATATCGCGCGGGCGCTGCGGACCGAGCAGAAGCCGCTGTACCGGCGGCTCGAACGCATCCTGAAGCACCTCCGCGGCCGGCTCGAGGCCGAAGGCTTTCCGGCCGACCGGGTGCGCGAGATCATCGATGAAGACAGCTGA
- the dut gene encoding dUTP diphosphatase — translation MQVRFRRLPGNPDLPLPSRATAGAAGFDVASAEPDFVLQPGERRLVHTGLEMELPHDVECQVRPRSGLALRHGVMLPNSPATIDPDYRGELRVIVWNSGSEPVPVPRGMRIAQLVFARFEVPEIVEAEELTDSGRGTGGFGSTGH, via the coding sequence ATGCAGGTTCGCTTCCGACGCCTTCCGGGCAATCCCGACCTTCCGCTGCCGTCGCGCGCCACCGCCGGCGCGGCGGGGTTCGACGTGGCCAGCGCCGAGCCGGACTTCGTACTGCAGCCCGGCGAGCGGCGGCTGGTGCACACCGGGCTGGAAATGGAGCTGCCGCACGACGTCGAATGCCAGGTGCGGCCGCGGTCCGGGCTGGCGCTGCGCCACGGCGTCATGCTCCCCAACTCGCCGGCGACGATCGATCCCGACTACCGCGGTGAGCTGCGCGTGATCGTGTGGAACTCGGGGAGCGAGCCGGTGCCGGTGCCGCGCGGGATGCGCATCGCCCAGCTCGTGTTCGCGCGCTTCGAGGTGCCCGAGATCGTGGAGGCGGAGGAATTGACCGACAGCGGCCGCGGCACGGGCGGATTCGGCTCGACGGGGCACTGA
- a CDS encoding caspase family protein: MKRPRMYPGRSALVNPASLFDEEETMPVGISIHIGVNHVDPKHYQSKKELKGCVNDALAMQKLAEAAGFKSTLLPDEKATVDAVLGAIDNAVGQVGSDGMLMLTYSGHGDVVVDVSRDELDLTDERWDLYDRELVDDQLFDEWKKFKKGARILVISDSCHAGDIFFAPAEFLRAAVERLPRTGTRSATLGDSPESRSLEPFAFPRVRRTAFDRLADVGAGVLLMAASTDDDTAKDGEQNGHYTKALLDTWNEGKFEGDYVKLHDMIYDLLRPRQLPVIRPLVPPAFIRDYPFRI; the protein is encoded by the coding sequence GTGAAGCGTCCACGCATGTACCCGGGGCGGTCCGCCCTGGTGAACCCGGCCTCGCTTTTCGATGAGGAGGAAACCATGCCGGTCGGAATCTCAATCCACATCGGCGTCAACCACGTCGATCCCAAGCACTATCAGAGCAAGAAGGAGCTCAAGGGCTGCGTGAACGACGCCCTCGCGATGCAGAAGCTGGCGGAGGCCGCCGGTTTCAAGAGCACGCTGCTGCCGGACGAGAAGGCCACCGTCGACGCGGTTCTCGGCGCGATCGACAACGCGGTCGGGCAGGTCGGAAGCGACGGGATGCTCATGCTGACCTACAGCGGACATGGCGACGTCGTGGTCGACGTGAGCAGAGACGAGCTCGACCTCACGGACGAACGCTGGGACCTGTACGACCGAGAGCTCGTCGATGACCAGCTGTTCGACGAGTGGAAAAAGTTCAAAAAGGGCGCACGCATCCTGGTGATCTCGGACAGCTGCCATGCGGGGGACATCTTCTTCGCGCCGGCCGAGTTCCTGCGCGCGGCTGTCGAACGGCTCCCACGGACGGGGACGCGTTCGGCAACATTGGGCGACTCTCCCGAGAGTCGCTCGCTCGAGCCGTTCGCTTTCCCGCGCGTCCGGCGAACGGCGTTCGACCGGCTGGCGGACGTCGGCGCGGGCGTGCTCCTGATGGCTGCCTCCACGGACGACGACACGGCAAAAGACGGAGAACAGAACGGCCATTACACGAAGGCGCTCCTGGACACGTGGAACGAGGGAAAGTTCGAGGGAGACTACGTGAAGCTGCACGACATGATCTACGATCTCCTGCGTCCCAGGCAGCTGCCGGTGATCAGGCCGCTCGTGCCGCCGGCGTTCATCCGCGACTACCCCTTCAGGATCTGA
- a CDS encoding GlpM family protein, producing MATLFLRMLVGAVAVLVIALLSRTRSYFIAGLVPLFPSLALIAHYIVGSERSAADLRETALFGMWSLIPYFVYLLAVYFLIARLPLVPTLAAATLAWLVVAAILVTVWMRFHPAAG from the coding sequence ATGGCGACGCTGTTCCTGCGCATGCTCGTCGGGGCCGTGGCGGTGCTGGTGATCGCGCTGCTGTCGCGGACGCGGAGCTATTTCATCGCCGGGCTGGTGCCGCTCTTCCCGTCGCTCGCGCTGATCGCGCACTACATCGTCGGCTCCGAGCGCTCGGCCGCCGACCTGCGCGAGACGGCGCTGTTCGGGATGTGGTCGCTCATCCCGTACTTCGTCTACCTGCTGGCGGTGTATTTCCTGATCGCGCGCCTCCCCCTCGTCCCCACGCTCGCGGCGGCGACGCTGGCGTGGCTCGTGGTCGCCGCCATCCTCGTCACCGTGTGGATGCGCTTCCATCCCGCCGCGGGCTGA
- a CDS encoding rod shape-determining protein — MALGWFKKGSFLPVNDIAVDLGTANTLIYVKGEGIVLNEPSVVALDKASGKPKGIGLEAKRMLGRTPEGILAVRPLKDGVIADVDVTEIMLRYFLQSVTSKRFLKLKPTVVVGVPSGITELERRAVRQSAAAAGAKEVYMVAEPMAAAIGVGLPVETPTGNMVIDIGGGTTEIAVIALSGIVCDTSIRVGGDEIDIAIVTFLRKNYNLMIGEATAEAVKIQIGSAFSTGEEREMDVKGRDLVSGIPKTVRVHSQEIRECIQEPIQAIVEAVRRALEITPPELASDIVDRGIVMTGGGALIRGLDVLIARETNLPIHVDEEPLTCVVRGAGRILDDIAKFRGVLAS, encoded by the coding sequence ATGGCATTGGGCTGGTTCAAGAAGGGGAGCTTTCTCCCGGTCAACGACATCGCCGTAGACCTGGGGACCGCGAACACGCTGATCTACGTGAAGGGCGAGGGGATCGTCCTGAACGAGCCGTCGGTGGTGGCGCTCGACAAGGCCAGCGGCAAGCCCAAGGGGATCGGGCTCGAGGCCAAGCGCATGCTGGGGCGCACCCCCGAAGGCATCCTGGCCGTGCGGCCGCTGAAGGACGGCGTGATCGCCGACGTGGACGTGACCGAGATCATGCTCCGCTACTTCCTGCAGAGCGTGACCTCCAAGCGCTTCCTGAAGCTCAAGCCCACGGTGGTCGTCGGCGTGCCGAGCGGGATCACCGAGCTGGAGCGCCGCGCGGTGCGCCAGAGCGCGGCGGCCGCCGGGGCCAAGGAAGTCTACATGGTCGCGGAGCCGATGGCCGCGGCGATCGGCGTGGGCCTCCCCGTCGAGACGCCGACGGGGAACATGGTGATCGACATCGGCGGCGGGACCACGGAGATCGCGGTGATCGCGCTCTCGGGCATCGTCTGCGACACCAGCATCCGCGTGGGCGGCGACGAGATCGACATCGCCATCGTCACCTTCCTGCGCAAGAACTACAACCTGATGATCGGCGAGGCCACGGCCGAGGCGGTGAAGATCCAGATCGGCAGCGCCTTCAGCACCGGCGAAGAGCGGGAGATGGACGTGAAGGGGCGCGACCTGGTGTCCGGCATCCCCAAGACGGTGCGCGTGCACAGCCAGGAGATCCGCGAGTGCATCCAGGAGCCCATCCAGGCCATCGTCGAGGCGGTGCGCCGCGCGCTGGAGATCACCCCGCCCGAGCTGGCCAGCGACATCGTGGACCGCGGGATCGTGATGACCGGCGGCGGCGCGCTGATCCGCGGCCTCGACGTGCTGATCGCCCGCGAGACCAACCTGCCGATCCACGTGGACGAGGAGCCGCTGACCTGCGTGGTCCGCGGCGCGGGGCGGATCCTCGACGACATCGCCAAGTTCCGCGGAGTGCTGGCCTCCTGA